The Candidatus Poribacteria bacterium genome window below encodes:
- a CDS encoding ABC transporter substrate-binding protein: MNVRRIVTLAFVFAIVALVIGVSGCERVAKIVPDAETSPMPSEGITIGMVVSVTGKDAEPYGLPMKRGFELAQEEINMLSDTNLMFVTEDDQSSEEGAIVAVQQLVDQGVPVIVGIAISDYLEDAFPIAQKAGVVAFSSVSSAAGLSTLIGDYVFRAPIAVDIMNPSGVKATHEKLGYTKVALIYDAADTYSTSSNDELKKALAASGVEILTEETFQTDDTDFTQQLTNIMNMAPDALFISALSVEMTQVVIQAGDLGIPDTVQLIVPDLTAKEIQQVGDAAEGAIAFSSWTSLSNVPGNQDFIQKYQAKYGIDAEPWAAQSYATLYILANAIANAKSTDSTAIRDALAQTMDFPTILGNFSFDAGGEGVYDPIVLMVKDGALQLFE; the protein is encoded by the coding sequence ATGAATGTAAGAAGAATCGTAACACTCGCGTTTGTTTTCGCGATTGTTGCTTTGGTTATAGGGGTTTCCGGTTGCGAAAGGGTCGCTAAGATAGTGCCTGATGCTGAAACCTCTCCGATGCCGTCTGAAGGGATTACCATCGGTATGGTCGTATCCGTGACAGGAAAAGATGCCGAGCCGTATGGACTTCCAATGAAACGCGGGTTTGAGTTGGCACAAGAAGAGATTAATATGCTCAGCGATACGAACCTCATGTTCGTTACTGAGGACGATCAGAGTTCCGAAGAGGGCGCGATCGTAGCCGTGCAGCAATTGGTCGATCAAGGCGTACCGGTCATTGTCGGAATCGCTATCTCAGATTACCTTGAAGACGCTTTTCCGATTGCGCAAAAGGCGGGAGTGGTCGCTTTTAGTTCGGTTTCTTCCGCGGCGGGTTTGAGTACGTTGATTGGGGATTATGTCTTCCGCGCCCCTATCGCTGTGGATATAATGAATCCGAGTGGTGTGAAGGCGACTCATGAGAAACTTGGCTATACAAAAGTGGCACTGATATATGATGCCGCGGATACCTACTCCACAAGTAGCAACGATGAGTTGAAGAAAGCACTTGCGGCGAGCGGGGTCGAGATTCTGACAGAGGAAACCTTCCAAACCGACGACACCGATTTTACTCAGCAGTTAACCAATATCATGAACATGGCACCTGACGCGCTCTTTATCTCTGCGCTGTCAGTAGAGATGACGCAGGTTGTCATTCAAGCGGGAGATCTCGGTATCCCCGACACGGTTCAACTGATTGTGCCTGATTTGACTGCAAAGGAAATCCAACAGGTGGGTGATGCTGCCGAGGGTGCGATAGCTTTTTCTAGCTGGACGAGTCTGTCTAATGTCCCCGGAAACCAGGATTTCATCCAGAAGTATCAGGCGAAATACGGGATTGACGCTGAACCGTGGGCGGCACAGTCGTATGCGACGCTCTATATTCTCGCCAACGCCATCGCCAACGCGAAATCGACAGATTCCACGGCGATTCGTGACGCATTGGCGCAGACGATGGATTTTCCGACAATCTTAGGCAATTTCTCGTTTGACGCTGGCGGTGAAGGAGTGTATGATCCGATTGTCCTTATGGTCAAGGATGGAGCACTTCAACTCTTTGAATAA